The Gemmatimonadota bacterium genome contains a region encoding:
- a CDS encoding hydrolase translates to DVGLTPLEALTAATRNGARVLGLESTLGTVEAGKLADLVVLGSDPTRDIRHLRDIVQVIKGGRLVGPR, encoded by the coding sequence GACGTGGGTCTCACTCCGCTCGAGGCGCTCACGGCCGCGACGCGGAACGGCGCGAGGGTGCTCGGCTTGGAGAGCACGCTCGGGACGGTCGAGGCAGGCAAGCTCGCTGATCTGGTCGTCCTTGGCAGCGATCCCACGCGGGACATCCGTCACCTCCGAGATATCGTCCAAGTGATCAAGGGCGGTCGGCTCGTCGGCCCGCGATGA